The Hydractinia symbiolongicarpus strain clone_291-10 chromosome 2, HSymV2.1, whole genome shotgun sequence genomic sequence CTAGGTATTGCTTCTGACAGACCTACAGTAACATTTCCTGCTGTCAATATgtcaaccaaaacaaaaaatattccaaTGTCATCAAGTTCTACTGTTAAATCAGTGACTAGTATTAGTCCTGTAACTAAGCAATCCTCTGGAGGTGCAATAAGTTCTATTATTTCTGTGTCAACCGAAATAACCTTAGCCAACGATATAGCTTCGTATATGAATAAAGTTCAAAACATGGAATATtcagaaataattaaattaataaacgaaGTTTTCATCCCTGATAATAACTATAAATTTCCTGTTAAAGATGGTCGTTCctttaaatttgattggttaaaacaaTACACCTGGCTTTGTTATTCACCTGCTTATGATGGTGGTTACTGTTTGCCATGTGTtctttttggaaataagtttcctaatttgttaaaaaacataAGAAATCTGGTAACACAGCCTGTTAATGCAAAACGTTGTGCTACAACGTTGTTCAAAAACCATGAAAAAACATCTAGCTCTGTAAAAAGTCTTCACCAGGCAACATTTTCACTGTTTACAACATATTTGAGCCAGCATTCTGGTAAAAGCAAACCAATTTCTGAACTTGTTGATCAGCAAATAAGTAAACagatttctgaaaataaagccAAACTTGAGCCAATCATCGATACAATTTTGTTGTGTGGAAGACTAAATATCCCTTTAAGAGGTCATAGAGATGATAGCAGTTATCATCCTGAAGTAGGCAGTTACTCATCTGGGGGAGTAGGTAATTTcatagaaattttaaattatagagCTCGTGCAAACCCTGTTTTCAAAGAAACTCTTGACAACAGTGCAAAAAATGCTACCTACATTTCAAAAACAGCTCAGAATGAGTTGATTAATTGTATTGGTGAAGTCATCACtgaaaaaattgttcttgaaataaaaggcagtaaatttttttctattcttgGTGATGAATGCATGGACAGTTCATGCAAAGAGCAATTTTCTCTTTGTATAAGGTTTGTTGACCAAAATTGTGATGTTAGGGAAGAATTTTTAAGACTGGTTCATTGTGGGGAAGGTTTGTCAGGTGATGGTTTATGTAAAATTGTCCTAAAATGTCTCGCAGAAGATCTTCAGCTAAATATAATGGATTGTAGAGGTCAAGGTTACGATGGTGCAGGTTCAGTGGCAGGTTTTAGAAATGGTTTGGCAGCAAGAATCCTACGCATAAACCGAAAAGCCTTGTATACGCATTGCCATAGCCATCGATTAAATTTAGCAATCTGTAAAACCTGTGGCATTCAAGCAGTTGAGAATGTTATGGGACAGATTAGagacatttcatttttttttaattactctgAAACTAGGCGGTTGATTTTAGAACGTAATATCAAGGAACACTGTCCATCagctacaaaatataaattatttaatgtTTGTGCAACAAGGTGGGTTGAGAGAATTAAAGGTATGGAGGTATTTAATGACCTTTATGTAGCTATTGTAAACACATTAGATgaaatgaatttaaatttaaatcatgTTTGTAATGCTGACACATCCTCTAAAGCtcttccttttttaaaagtcCTAACCTCATTTGATTTCATGGCTACATTTATGatcactaaaaatatttttttgatgactTTACAAGTAACTGAGCTTTTACAAAGCAGAGCAAATGATATCATGGATGGTATACACATGATAGATGCTCTCAAGTCTCGTACTACCATGGTTAGAAACAACATTGACTACTACCATGAAAAGTGGTACAAAGAAGCTTCTGATCTTGCTAAGGAACTACATGTTACTGAGGCAAGTCCTCGAACCTCGGGTATAACACTTTTTAGATCCAACACACCATCAGAAAATCCTTCTGATCATTATAAAAGGAATATTACAATACCTATGTTGGATCATTTACATTCCGAACTTACTGGCAGGTTTGAAGAAAAAGCATTGTCTTGCTATAGTGGGCTAGCTATTCTCCCAGAAAAAATGCTGAGTCTTATCAAAGAAAATGTAGATTGGAAAAAAAGGTTCAATGCTTTCTTTCAATTCTATCTAGAAGACTTGCCCAATGTTCAATCTATCGAACATGAATTGGAACTTTGGGAAATTTACTGGAAATCATATGAAGGGCCTATACCTAACAACATTTCCTCCACATTGAAATCTGTCAATTTTACTGGGTTTGAAAATGTAAAAGTGGCCTTGAGAATTTTAGCCACTTTACCTGTGACTTCTTGCGAGTGTGAAAGGACATTTTCAGCCATGAAGAGGTTAAAAACATTTACTCGCACAACCATGGACTCAGATAGACTAAATGGCTTAGCCTTAATGCATGTACATCAAAACATCATTCCTAATATTTCTGATGTTATTGAGAAATTTTCATTGAAAAATAGACGATTAAACTTTAAGTGAATTACATTATTACCTTCTTCATAAAACCTTACTTCAAGTTATTGTAGAACActtcttttattatatatacatatgtacCTCTTATTTTACCATACCTATTCTTTTGCCTAAATTATACTTATATTAGTATATGCCTTATCATTGCCTAAATTATACTTACATTTTTATGTACTTACCTTacctatttttgacaaaaatgttttctgtaaCTTTAATTCTCGAGTTGCCTTTGTGGCCTCTCCTGGAAGCAATTGACTGTAACAAAGCACCTCCAGAGTAAGGTCCAAATTTCACAATCAATTTACGTAATTACTTAAGTTCtgtttttcctaaattttgtgtgttttttattatgATTGTTTTTACCTTTAGCCTTTTACCCTATCATTTTGACTGGTCTTGATGCAAATAATTGTATCTGTTGAGTGGCGCTCCATTCACTTCATGGTTTGTTGTTTGACAATTGATCatttattttgatttcaatGCTAGATTCATTCGTCCATTGGTATTACTTCTGTTTCTGCTTATATACAagtgaagaagaaagaagaaagaagaaaaattgtttgccTGGTTATTAGATTAAcctcaaatttataaaaaacattattctggCATATACAAAACGTCGGAAGATAGTAAAAAGACGGGAGTAGTTATCGCATTATGtatcaaaacttttatttgtattttatattattatatagccTTAGTAGCCGAAAAGCACTTGTTACCACCTCGAAAACCTCTTTCTGGTCTTCTGGTATctcgtaaaaaaaattgaaaaaaaaacaaaatttgtctaaccataaaaaaatcctagatccgcccctgaaaTTGTAGAACCCTCCTGTTTTGGTCACTGAGCAGCGAGCTCAATTAtaatatgcatattttatttaaactggtaGCCGAATTGTTATTTTGTGGCAAGGACGCCTGAAAAAGGATGACAGGGAGATATATCATGGGCGAGAATCTAAAGACATCTGCGATAGTCAACCGTTGTTTTATGGGTTGAAGGCTAGTCCAATAGAACACCCTTTAAGACATGATCTGCAGAAAGTTTCTACAAATCTGAACAATTTAAGACTAGTTCCATTGTAATGCGGTGTTGCATATATTCCCAAGATCTTTTGCGCAAATCGAGGCAAAATAAGCATGCGATAAGCCGTAGACCAACCAGCCTattacaaactttatttttcagTGAAGGCATCTtaatttgattttgaaattaaaatctagTTTTTTGCATGCAGATTATAATTTATATACATTATACATCAGTGAAAAAATGCTATTAGATACTTTTTAACCATAACTTGACCTGTCAgggtgaactgataattagcctttAAATTTAGTTAGCCATTACAGGATAATTATACGATACATGCAGTAAAATCAGCTGCTTGTGCGGCTATTTATAAGGTAGAGATCTGATTTGCTTAAATTTCTTTACTTTTCTTCGATATCGATATTTCAGTAGTCATACTACAGTCCTACTACTTTGTGGCTAGCTTCAGgttgataaaaacaaaagaagatcAGGATTTTGTTCGAGCTTTCAGTCGAAACTAGAAGCTGTGTGTCCACAGCTAAATAGGTCTATTCAGAATGCTTGTGATAACTctgtaattttgttttaaagctACATTCCCACACATGTATATTTGTACGTAAAGACAAAACTTTTTCGGATATGCTTGTAGTCCATATTATAGTTTATATTTTCCTTCCGAAAATTTTGAACAAGAACTGTAGAAGAGCAATACAATGTTATTTCTACTTTTATTGATAACTTCATACCAAGCAGGCAAAGTGCTTTGGTATTGTTGGCGTTATCAAATGCAAGtcataaagaaaagaaaacaatcaGAAAACAACATTGATTCGTTACGCTGTTTTTGTTCGATTCATCAAATTTAAGGTGGTTCACCAGCAAATAATgtctaaatttcaagaattgtctTTTACTTGTTTTCTGACAGCAAATTTACCTTAGAATACCGTGGTAAGTAGTACTTGTGACTAATTTCGGTTTTTATTGCGCAATCTGGCACTTTTTCCAACCAACAGCAAATATAAGTGCATAGCAACGCCCACAGCAACTGTCGCCTACTATGATATCCTCATCAATTAAATTTAGAAAGGACAATCCTCTGCGATATAGGTTATTTGGTGTTAAGCCACCTTACAGACGTTCCATTGAGATTCAGACATATTTAATGTACGTTGTTTGAGTTTGGCTTTTGCTTTTGCTCTTTTTGTTTACTTGAATATaatagaaaaaagatttttgaagttttatttaacgaACTCTGGCTACAAGCATGCCCATTCCAGGGCTATTGTAAAGTATTGTGATATTAAAGGCGTTCACGTTAAGGAATGTCCGCCAAGGAGgtttgtattttaaaattaaccaCGGCCATATATGAAACCAATGCAACATTTACTGAGCCTCGGTCCttctagaaaagaaaaaaatgtttcgtttatTTATGGTAAAAAGAGGCAATAAATCTTACACACTCTCTTTgttgtaatatatatattttaaatatttaaaacatcgaTGTCTaatgttaatttttcttttcttgctaTGTATATGCCATTTTTACTCTGACAACGaatgcatttttaaatacagtattctctctaattagcggacattGTTGGTGTATGAACAAAGTGTCCGCTAGTTAGAGGTGTCCGCCTTTTGAAAAGTTTTGCAATGTAATATCAACTAAATGAAcgaaaaagtctttttaaaaaaactttacttagagaaaaaaaattcaaaagattGTTGTTTTAAGTTCCTGACTCGAATAATTTCAAGTCTGTCTTTAAGTGAGGATAAAGAAGTTCTTTCTTCTATTAAAATCTGATTTGATATGCGATTAGCTGAGGTTTGtggaaagagggttaatcgtaGAGTTTGATATGGTCTAGATATACCAGTTATATGTAAGTTTTATGGACAACAAAAGTTGATTAACCGGTTTGCGAAGAAAATTGAGGGTGTAAAAGCCGATAATTCTTGTAAAGTTTTgaagtgtttaaaataaatgttttaaaattattcgatttttattatttttgtatgcTGCTCCCTAATTTTTTGAactgtccgctaattggagagaaACAACCTATAGTTGCCATTTCGTGCAAAAAATTGTCCGCTAATCAGAGTGTCCGATAAttgagtgtccgctaattagaaagttttttatgagacTTTGACCAGAAAATAACCGGTGCATGGACAAAGTGTGCGCTAATCAGGGGTGTCCACCTTTTAGAGTGTCCATTAATTGGAGAGAATACTGTagatagaaaagattttttgttataatttaaGAGAAAAGACTACGCACGCTCCCCTCCTCTAAAAAGAAATGCTGGAAGAAAGCACTAATAAAATTCTTGATTACTGTCGCTATCATATGTTTATCCCTGTTGCCAATTTGCGCAATCAAtataaagttaataaaactaCGCAATTCTGTTTATTTTCGGCCAAATCAACGAAATTAAAAGCGCTagctgcaacaaaaaaaacacggTTATATACAGCTCACTAGCTAATCATTGAGAGATGACAGTTACCTTTCCTTGTAGTCGCTCCTGACGTTTCTGCTGAAAAAAAAGCCATAGGGGTTTTTAGAACATAAGGTACAGAAAAACTCTTTGAAGCACATAGGACCAGGTATGAAATTATATACaaagtcaagaaaaaaaataatttgctctgaaatttagttttgccTTATAGTTGATCGACCTTCTAGTTGAACCTTTAAAATAAGCTGAGGAGCCAGCCTGAGATAACCACCCGAAGCCTGGATGCGCTGTTGAATAGCGTATCTAGACTAGCGCAACAAAGGCTTATACGGCAGTTGATCAGAAATTCCTCGCGTCGACTGAGAGGATAGCAAAGAGGATAAATAAACCCGGTAATTGATAGAGATTAACATTTCATGTagcttttttaatataaaagaatatattattaaaattaataatttttgctACTATTAATTTTAGGACTGTACATTTGATAATCGTTTAGCGTGAAACTGGCGGTTATGTACTTTCAACTTATTTTCAAATACATTAAATTTTAATGTGAGCACGCAAtgcattttcaaatgaaacattAAAATTTGCCGTGTTAATCAGACTTACAGTGCAACACATTGTTTTATTACCCAAgtaacaatactttattttaaagctgTGAAAGAAACTTTGGTCGTTGTTGAGTAAAGTTGTAGTAAACACAGCGTTATGGCAAACAATTGTAATCCAAACTCATAATCTACAAGCGCCAACAACACTATAAAAAAACCTTTGTAGTTAAAAAAATCTGATCCGCTGTCAGCTGGATGGATAATAGCAACATGTTCGCCGTCAGCTGCACCAAAGTAATATGGAAACTACCAGCGTCACCTTGTTTCATGTTCGTACTCTTCCCACTTTTCCCTGTTACTTAGAACTATTAAGTAGATTTCTCTCAACGTATTATATATCTCTGCACAGACAACAAGTATGAACTCTGATAAACAGCTCAAGTAGGAACTGTTTATCACACATTCGTTTATGGATATGTGTTACTTTAGTCTTCTTAACCATTCCTTAACCCAAACTGTGTTTTTTACgatgtgtttttcttttaatatttttaataacgcTATTGCAAGTAGCAATGGGAAAAGCAGTTTCTTCCTTGAAGTTATCCATAGTTGCACTCTGACTGTAATAATCTTCCGTGTATATGTTTGAGGCAGGTGTTACAATATCGTTTTAATATATTTACGtgtatttatgaaaaaaatattagcagaattttaaaagaatatttaaaaaatgaatattcTTTGTGAATATTCCTCCGTGTATATCGGCCTTAATGGCCGAAATCTTTAAGCCACTGGGTATCTAGTTTAGTttaaataagataaatataatgtttgtaaaatatttttctattttactaTCCACTTGTTTACTTACGCAATAATTCACTTTAATTGCTCAGTTTTTACTTAGCTATGTGTTCTGCCAAAATACACTATCTTTATGTGCCAACATCTTAGCCATATTTCTCATTTCATATGATTTTTTTCCCAACAaactttttaacaaagagtcacaaaataataaaagcaAGGGAGACGAAATGTTCAAACACTTAAGCCTGGTTCACATCTATAAAGCAGAAGCAGAAGCAGACGCGGAAGCAGACTTAAGggggattttttttgtttgttttgattttacatcgaactgcgcatgctcagatacaattcgctgtCGTGAAATTcgtttcgtgaaaatccccctttaagCATAGTGTGAAGTATGAAGCATACGTTGAAGCATGAATATCAAAACGTTTTTATATCTTGCTTCACTTTCTGCTTCCATAATTGGTTTCACTTCACACTTGCGTCATGATTTTGTTAAAGTGAACATAAGAAGTAACGTGAGCAAGACTTTTTTTAACGtgaaacaagaaatcaaaatggcAGCCCAAAGTGAACAAGGACTTTCTGAAGCAGTTACAAACTTTCCGATCTTATATGATAAATCAGAGATTATTcaaagacaaaaataaaaagtgatTGGCTTGGAAAGATGTGGAGGCAAGTATTTTAATACATACACAAAATGCAAAACATTTTGCGCATTATAGTCATTGTGCATATCCTGTTTGCCGAACCGTGAAATAAGCAAATTTGttattgaccttaaaaatgaatTTTCAACGAAATAAGGCCCTCGTTATTTCGCAAATATAAGGAAAATTCTTCTAAAATTTGAGCCCGAAATAATTATCTCCTTAATCTAACATagtacatttttacaaacatcacacttttataaaaattaagaatctGAAATAAGATGGATATCTCAAATAAGTAAACAATTTGGATGTCCATATTTTTCAAGACAGGCTGGAATTGTTATTAAAATGCTGTTCATATGGAAAATATTTCCTCGGTTAGCAAGGAAATATTTCCtatatgaacagcccctaatATAACTCTTAAAAGCGCAACAATAGGACAATCTGTATGTGATTGTACCCAAATATTTATGCGCACTACACTTTTCTATTTTTCACTTTCTAAACTTTTCTAAACTAGAACTAGAATTCTCAACTTTGCAAAAAGAAACAGCAGGACACTGACTGTTTTAGAATGTGAATAAATATACCCTCTTCGGGAAAGCAGCTGCCATGCATTTACAGCAACACTATTTTCCTAGTTATTTGATTGGGTAGATCAAAAAATCGCACCCAAAATATTTGCACAAAATTAGATACTGGCTTTTCTGCACATTGATCCTGTCCGAATTATGAATGTACATTCGCCATTTCTTTTCAAATGTTTACGAGTAGCGGCAATCTTAGTCTAATGTTTCTGaatgttgtgttttttaaaagaatatgtaTTCATTCGCCTGAATTGTAAACATTCGTAATCAACCAAATCATTGAGTTGATCTAATGCTTGGGCAGTCATCTGTAAAAGCATATTTCATAAAGTGTTTGGTCATTTGAAATTTACTTTTAAATTCACAGTCGGATGCAGTGTTGTTACGAAAAGGTGTACAAATCTTTTAACCATGCTTTTGTTAACGTATGTTGCTATCTTGTTACTTGCCAACAATTATGTGCTTTCCGACGTCTTACACCGCGAAGCTAAGCACAACAATGATGTACTTAGCAAGTTAGAGGCTATAGAAGATAAAGTTGACCAGTTAGATGATCCAAAAGCAACAGAAGTATCGAAAAACGCTTTGAACGCTGCAAACAACATCTTGATCGGTTACAAACAACAAGATGTTTTGGGCGTGATATTAGGTAATGATTGatgtatttgttatttttatttcttgtttagCATAACCAAGGAGGTCATAACTTTATGGAATAAAACATTTAAGATTATACAAAAATTGTTAAATCTTTTACTTCCCTTGCGTGATTAAGAAAGGTTGTTTAAACCGTAACGCGACGTTTGAATTTactaaattaaaagaaaacgcAAAAAGTGTAATTTAACTAACTCTATAATTCATCTACGCACCCTGAAGTTGCTCCCATCAACTTCCTACGAAAGCATTTATATAgccatattattattatttttatatatttattattatatatatttcgcCAGTATAAAAGTATGCATATATATAAATTGCAATGCTAGTTGGCATATAATAACGGCAGGAGCAAGTAATGGAAAAGAATATATTAAGCGGGAATATTTAGGCGTTACTTAAGTTACGGATCTAACCAAATGGTATGAACTGAACCTTAATTCCAGACTTTTATGGAAATTGTGTAGAAAAAACTATTAAGCCTTGCAGAATTTGTGTTTATTATTTACCAAGTAAATAGTGGTAGATACACATTCGACATcagatatcaaaataatatataatagcCGTTTTTAAATCTCTTGGTGCGCTTGCATAGTAATCGTGTTCAACATTTTCCGCTTTGTTCAACCGCTTCGCAACGATGCTTGCATCTAACAGAAGATGTACGAAATTTGTACGTACATTAAACAGATACTGGAGAAGGTAGAATGGAATATTTTATTTAGTCGAGCTTGTCATAAAAACGAGCCTGAATATATTTGATACCTAATTTTTCAAAGTCGATATATGAagatataaagaaaaagaaaaaagattactGTTTGTGTTGTTTCTAAATtaacaaaacatttaacatAGCAACAATTTTTTTCCCGCCGtgggaaaaaaatgtttaaagaaGTGTCAATTATTCGATATTAAATATCTAAAATATTAGACAGAGCAAATACGGGTAGATAATAACATATTACAGTGCCGTAACCGCCGAGGGCCCCCCAATATTTTTCCtactaaaagaaagaaagaaagaaagaaagaaagaaagaaagaaagaaagaaagaaagaaagaaagaaagaaagaaagaaagaaagaaagaaagaaagaaagaaagaaagaaagaaagaaagaaagaaagaaagaaagaaagaaagaaagaaagaaagaaagaaagaaagaaagaaagaaagaaagaaagaaagaaagaaagaaagaatgaaTGAGAGATTAATATATCTCATTTTTCAATATAGACCCCCCAATATTAAAATTGTGGTTACGGCACTGTATTATGTGTCGATCGTGTAGttgctaaatttttatataaattatgctaaacctttttttaaggattttctTCCATGATCGACACCTTCTTAACACTATTTGGAATACCCGGTCTTGCGACACCAATAGTCAAACTGGTTGCAACGATTGTATCTTTGTTCAGCGTAAAGAAGCCGCAAATTACTAAAGACAAATTTGACAGGTACGGGATTTATTTCATCAAGGTCTTAACCCAACTCGCTCCGCCGTTTCCCCCCCCTCCTTCAATAAATTCCCACAGGCTTGTCCAAATttaatcaaacttggcacacttatagtacgtcacaaaacaaacaaaatggcagtaaaattttttagcttGCGTTAggacattttctgtgacgtcgtcaaaagcttgaaatttgttctaAATCTATCTGCTTATAATTCAATTACTCTAGTTCTAGAACGAATTTTTAcgttctgtttgaagtttctgaaagctaaataaaagttatttaacatatgttTCGGTGTTTACATAGATCGTATGAGAAATTGCTAAAAAGTTAGGGGGGAATCCCCCctccccggaccgaatagggttaagaggtAAAAAAGGTGGCTGTGTAAACTATCTTTGTAAAACCTGGTTTCCATGAATGACTTCAACTTCTTCcaacataaaaaattgccaTCAAATAGTTTTTatgcaaagaatgttaaaaaattgaagtataaATAGGTAGTcatgcttcattaaaaaatgttttataatagAATCCTCACTCTTTATTACATAACCTCATTATTGCGTATGCGGTGGCGTTGTTTTGCATTTCTTAATACTCATTTTTGCGCAATAACCATAAAAAATTTTTCCATCACAGACAGAGCATCAAACAAAACAACATGACAAAATGTTAGATCTTAGAAAGTTGTCAAACGCGATTCCCAAAGTAATGAAGGCACAATGGCATACTACTTTAATGGGATTAATTTTCGTGTGGATTAAATTTCGCCGGCTCGAAAATTCGCAAAATGTACAAGTTTAATATCTACCTcaccataaacaaaaaaacccgaaaaactaTCAATCGTCGTCCTCGTCAATAATGAATGCATCAAATGCATTACGTTCCATTTCTTCACATTCCCATTCAGAGTCTAAATCGTCATCGTCGTATACCTAATTCTTCTTCGCTCAAAGTAGTTATTCCTCCCACTCCATCGTTGTTGACGGTAAAATCAAGCATTGGATCAATGTCATTGAGTGGGACAAGACCTACCAGCCCTTTTTCAACTGCACCAGTAATCCCAGACGCTTTCCATCCACTAATAATCGTCTTTCGGCCATCTGATTTGGTCATTTGATTGAACAGGTATATGGAGAGCTTCAAGGCAATGTCGATGTTATGGAACAACTTCCCTTCATCTAACTGCATGGTTATCTGTGTACTGTAACAGTCATTGAAGTTCTTTTTCATAAACTTTTTAGCAAATCCATCGGCTGTCAAGTCGAGTGGCTGAAAAATGTGAGTCATATTAGCAGCCACACATGATATTTCGATGTTGTGTCCACGAAATAGATCCAAAACTCTAGCTGTCATCTGTCCAGTGAATACGTCCATTATTACCAATGTTATTTAATCGTTAGCCAGATTCTTCTCATTCCGAATTTCATCCCGAACCGGGGTAAACTCTTACTTGTTTCCCCCTCCATAAATAAGTTGCATGGGCAAAAAATTGTTTGGCAGTGAGATGGAAAACGTAACGGTAATGGTTCTCTTGTCAGTGCTTCCGTTGATTACTACGTTTAATGAACATCTTTTTGCTAAAGTTGTACGGCCTACTGGAACATACTTAGGCATATGTAGGCGTCTGATCGATGTTAATGATCAACGAATCCGGTATCTTGTGCATTTCGATCTTCGAAACAATATCATAATGAAACATCAACCTTGATTCCTTAATTACACCTTCTGGGATCTCAAGTTTTGCTGTGGTAGCACATATCCCATCCTTCAAAATAGACTTTGTGCCCAATGAAGAAGATATATCTACGTTACCGACG encodes the following:
- the LOC130629907 gene encoding 52 kDa repressor of the inhibitor of the protein kinase-like, giving the protein MHNIKNFEWCSFVCVLALSSAISRNIITLYPDCGHAKLKLLYSQNIEPRDSAVSSTSLHILLCYCGTLPTQIEFKHNHFVPLLCGVHPKRKIKQPLPKPVIKKNKQSKLPFWVNRHGMNDLGIASDRPTVTFPAVNMSTKTKNIPMSSSSTVKSVTSISPVTKQSSGGAISSIISVSTEITLANDIASYMNKVQNMEYSEIIKLINEVFIPDNNYKFPVKDGRSFKFDWLKQYTWLCYSPAYDGGYCLPCVLFGNKFPNLLKNIRNLVTQPVNAKRCATTLFKNHEKTSSSVKSLHQATFSLFTTYLSQHSGKSKPISELVDQQISKQISENKAKLEPIIDTILLCGRLNIPLRGHRDDSSYHPEVGSYSSGGVGNFIEILNYRARANPVFKETLDNSAKNATYISKTAQNELINCIGEVITEKIVLEIKGSKFFSILGDECMDSSCKEQFSLCIRFVDQNCDVREEFLRLVHCGEGLSGDGLCKIVLKCLAEDLQLNIMDCRGQGYDGAGSVAGFRNGLAARILRINRKALYTHCHSHRLNLAICKTCGIQAVENVMGQIRDISFFFNYSETRRLILERNIKEHCPSATKYKLFNVCATRWVERIKGMEVFNDLYVAIVNTLDEMNLNLNHVCNADTSSKALPFLKVLTSFDFMATFMITKNIFLMTLQVTELLQSRANDIMDGIHMIDALKSRTTMVRNNIDYYHEKWYKEASDLAKELHVTEASPRTSGITLFRSNTPSENPSDHYKRNITIPMLDHLHSELTGRFEEKALSCYSGLAILPEKMLSLIKENVDWKKRFNAFFQFYLEDLPNVQSIEHELELWEIYWKSYEGPIPNNISSTLKSVNFTGFENVKVALRILATLPVTSCECERTFSAMKRLKTFTRTTMDSDRLNGLALMHVHQNIIPNISDVIEKFSLKNRRLNFK